Proteins from a single region of Bombus huntii isolate Logan2020A chromosome 2, iyBomHunt1.1, whole genome shotgun sequence:
- the LOC126878203 gene encoding uncharacterized protein LOC126878203: MAEIEPTDEDTTTEYLDDTTDMEVTEDTEGTEDTEREGKDEETVTEEETIKEEEDEDVVEYEDASTKVRKKHGKKKLKSWMERYPQLRVLHQVHFSKSDTAVEPQISKTDDDRWPGMWPCTTRDMAKELLERRRQKRMKRKDLFPCDPDYVRDGFQDSNNDYSDRKELGHARIPQSCPLPTKEMLVDRAAGEQHGLVDGDYIIFELPSKARGTRIYADVCLRGLKGMHLPEMGVLRARKRTWKFCFYQAIVALLAKTQLRYKYAWSANIDYVYDHAWLLYTHMGMINIKDKQRLDDIVVYNYKYSIEVRLIQELNDVPIVTDIPWDYEERNMRRKMILERKELMNVKLEIGSEKITDEQIAPVHRGIKRVQEWFDKLKVRYRNCIFRTTRFSVAFWKDNLFWYLYNPYRCDEFGYWDDNGYACILKFCSKESLKRHLMILLLRAYIYTTPKPSKEELEKKPETDTPVAETEQPVTAEDLEATEPSLTMEQAETATESGVSEEPNVERQASGPNESVRTQPSGISYWKEAGAAQQPETAEEEAEEKFFTIQIFHVSHLCCQIHNLKLLQRGAPKPPKRYVKKKTIDDCPFDPLDMRDPCTIEQEEGDLKESIEKPTWLKLYKITWTKSLAVPQKKKGSKELGLGKMRWHQYVVEESNKLFSLWGEIHITDGMFERENRGMQTYACYVVCAGMTRIMAPEYWSSKTLDVIVMCGDRYYTHSKLEAEFKSTKNEYSHVNCWNRYLMSHFKIGETMFEAKVLPAICGRLYAKSGKYLWQSLEQMFLKYKFGILTCESSCLGVFKFCGAYYMCDVNSLGPPLFSYGEGAVYLLRATYFLKFITVLVLTIGSPECSQFALNPIEILKVVDVGPSVFPVGRAEKKDRAKRGTKVECPYDEEKKKQMKKWKHKRAETARTIDKLCCKGGG; encoded by the exons ATGGCCGAGATTGAACCAACCGATGAAGATACTACGACCGAATATCTCGATGACACTACAGACATGGAGGTTACGGAGGATACAGAGGGTACAGAAGATACAGAGCGGGAAGGAAAAGACGAAGAAACCGTAACCGAGGAAGAAACAATAAAGGAAGAAGAGGACGAAGATGTCGTAGAATATGAAGATGCATCCACAAAAGTTAGAAAGAAACACGGGAAGAAGAAACTGAAAAGTTGGATGGAACGAT ATCCTCAATTACGAGTACTTCATCAGGTACACTTCTCCAAATCCGACACAGCGGTAGAGCCACAGATATCAAAGACCGATGACGATAGATGGCCAGGAATGTGGCCGTGCACGACGAGAGACATGGCAAAAGAATTGCTGGAGAGACGAAGGCAGAAGCGAATGAAACGAAAAGATCTGTTTCCCTGCGATCCGGACTATGTACGCGATGGTTTTCAAGATTCGAACAACGATTATTCCGATCGTAAGGAATTAGGTCATGCTCGAATCCCACAATCTTGTCCCCTACCAACCAAGGAGATGCTAGTCGATCGTGCTGCTGGTGAACAGCACGGTTTAGTAGACGGTGATTACATCATTTTCGAGTTACCCTCGAAAGCTCGGGGAACCAGGATCTACGCAGATGTATGTCTTCGGGGGTTGAAGGGTATGCATTTGCCAGAAATGGGAGTTCTACGAGCGCGCAAAAGGACGTGGAAGTTCTGCTTTTATCAGGCGATCGTTGCTCTTCTAGCTAAGACACAACTGAG ATACAAGTATGCCTGGAGCGCGAACATCGATTACGTGTACGATCACGCGTGGTTGCTGTACACCCACATGGGTATGATCAATATCAAGGACAAGCAAAGGCTAGACGATATCGTCGTGTACAACTACAAATACAGCATCGAAGTAAGATTGATTCAAGAATTAAACGACGTTCCAATCGTCACTGATATTCCATGGGATTACGAGGAAAGGAACATGCGACGAAAAATGATCCTGGAACGAAAGGAGCTGATGAACGTTAAACTGGAAATCGGTTCCGAGAAAATAACCGATGAACAAATAGCGCCAGTTCACAGAGGCATCAAGAGAGTGCAGGAGTGGTTCGACAAACTTAAAGTACGTTATCGTAATTGTATATTCCGCACCACCCGATTCTCCGTAGCATTTTGGAAAGACAATCTATTCTGGTACTTATACAATCCATATCGATGCGACGAATTCGGCTATTGGGACGATAACGGATATGCTTGCATCTTGAAGTTTTGCTCCAAAGAATCTCTTAAAAGGCATCTGATGATTCTTCTATTAAGAGCTTACATTTATACTACTCCAAAACCGAGCAAAGAGGAACTAGAAAAGAAACCAGAAACTGATACACCAGTAGCAGAAACTGAGCAACCAGTAACTGCAGAAGATCTTGAAGCTACGGAACCATCACTAACCATGGAACAGGCAGAAACTGCAACAGAATCGGGCGTTTCGGAAGAACCCAACGTTGAACGGCAAGCAAGTGGTCCGAACGAATCGGTTCGTACACAGCCATCAGGAATAAGCTATTGGAAGGAAGCGGGCGCTGCACAGCAACCAGAAACAGCCGAAGAAGAGGCAGAAGAAAAATTCTTCACGATCCAAATTTTCCACGTGTCCCATCTCTGCTGCCAAATTCACAATCTTAAATTGCTTCAACGAGGTGCACCAAAGCCACCTAAACGCTACGTGAAGAAGAAGACCATCGACGATTGTCCTTTCGATCCTCTAGACATGAGAGACCCGTGCACGATCGAGCAAGAGGAAGGTGACCTCAAGGAATCGATCGAAAAACCAACATGGCTGAAACTGTACAAGATCACTTGGACAAAATCACTAGCTGTTCCTCAGAAGAAAAAGGGCAGCAAGGAACTCGGCCTAGGGAAGATGCGCTGGCATCAATACGTCGTAGAAGAAtcaaacaaattattttctttatggGGTGAGATTCATATCACGGATGGTATGTTCGAGAGAGAAAACCGCGGGATGCAAACGTACGCTTGTTACGTGGTTTGCGCTGGTATGACAAGAATTATGGCGCCTGAGTATTGGAGTTCGAAGACACTGGACGTGATTGTTATGTGCGGAGACAGATATTACACGCATAGTAAATTAGAAGCAGAATTTAAATCCACAAAAAATGAGTATAGTCACGTGAATTGTTGGAACAGATATTTGATGAGTCATTTTAAGATCGGCGAGACGATGTTCGAAGCAAAGGTTCTGCCAGCGATTTGTGGTAGATTGTACGCGAAATCTGGCAAGTATTTATGGCAATCTTTAGAACAGATGTTCCTCAAGTATAAATTTGGTATTTTAACGTGCGAAAGCTCCTGTTTAGGCGTGTTTAAATTTTGTGGCGCTTATTATATGTGTGACGTTAACTCCTTGGGCCCGCCGTTGTTTTCGTACGGAGAGGGAGCAGTTTATCTGTTAAGAGCCAcgtattttttgaaattcatCACGGTTCTAGTGTTGACGATCGGTTCACCGGAATGCAGTCAGTTTGCTCTGAACCCTATCGAAATATTGAAGGTCGTCGATGTAGGTCCTTCTGTGTTTCCTGTTGGAAGAGCTGAGAAGAAGGATAGAGCTAAGAGAGGTACCAAAGTCGAGTGCCCGTACGACGaggagaagaaaaaacagATGAAAAAGTGGAAGCATAAGAGAGCGGAAACCGCACGAACTATCGATAAATTGTGCTGTAAAGGTGGAGGATGA